From the genome of Kaistella daneshvariae, one region includes:
- a CDS encoding 3-oxoadipyl-CoA thiolase, with protein MTSKNAYIIDGTRSAIGNFKGSLAPVRTDDLMASVIKSLIEKNPEVPVDKIDDVIIGCANQAGEDNRNIARMSLLLAGLPVTVPGETVNRLCASGMSAIVQASRAIKSGEGDLFIAGGVEGMSRGPYAISKAESGFGTDQKMYDTSFGWRFINPQMEKMYGTDAMGKTAENLAEMYQISREEQDEFALSSQLKAKKAQESGRLAEEISDIVIPQRKGEPTVVNQDEFIKPNSTMEILGKLRAAFVKENGTVTAGNASGLNDGAAAVIVASDEAIEKYNLKPLAKIVTSAVTGTEPRIMGIGPVDATRLALKRANLTLEQMDIIELNEAFSAQSIAVLKELGIANDDPRVNINGGAIALGHPLGMSGTRITYSAALELNKTRKKYALATMCIGVGQGYAVILENPNI; from the coding sequence ATGACAAGTAAAAACGCATATATTATTGATGGAACCCGCTCTGCGATCGGAAATTTTAAAGGAAGTCTGGCACCGGTGCGAACTGATGATTTAATGGCTTCTGTCATTAAAAGTTTAATCGAGAAAAATCCGGAAGTTCCGGTTGATAAAATTGATGATGTAATTATCGGCTGTGCAAACCAGGCAGGTGAAGACAACCGAAATATCGCGAGAATGTCATTGCTTTTAGCCGGTCTTCCGGTAACCGTTCCGGGTGAAACCGTGAACAGATTGTGTGCTTCAGGTATGAGCGCAATTGTGCAGGCATCGCGTGCCATAAAATCCGGCGAAGGTGATCTTTTTATCGCCGGTGGCGTTGAAGGAATGTCGCGCGGACCGTACGCGATTTCAAAGGCTGAAAGCGGTTTTGGAACTGATCAAAAGATGTACGACACGAGTTTTGGCTGGCGTTTCATCAATCCTCAAATGGAAAAAATGTACGGCACTGACGCGATGGGCAAAACCGCAGAAAATCTGGCGGAAATGTACCAGATTTCACGTGAGGAACAGGATGAATTTGCTTTAAGTTCCCAGCTGAAAGCCAAAAAAGCACAGGAGAGCGGACGTTTAGCGGAAGAAATTTCAGATATCGTCATTCCACAACGAAAAGGTGAACCGACCGTGGTTAATCAGGATGAATTCATCAAACCAAATTCCACAATGGAGATTTTGGGAAAACTGCGCGCAGCTTTTGTGAAAGAAAACGGAACTGTGACCGCCGGAAATGCCTCAGGTTTAAATGACGGTGCGGCTGCGGTAATTGTCGCTTCCGATGAGGCAATTGAAAAATATAATCTGAAACCTTTAGCGAAAATCGTGACTTCCGCCGTGACCGGAACGGAACCGAGAATTATGGGAATCGGACCGGTGGACGCGACAAGATTAGCGCTGAAAAGAGCCAATCTCACTTTGGAGCAAATGGATATTATTGAACTTAACGAAGCGTTTTCAGCGCAAAGTATTGCAGTTTTAAAAGAACTCGGAATTGCCAATGATGATCCTCGTGTAAATATCAATGGCGGTGCAATCGCGCTCGGTCACCCGCTGGGCATGAGCGGAACGCGAATCACCTACTCCGCTGCTTTGGAATTGAATAAAACCAGAAAAAAATATGCCTTAGCAACGATGTGTATAGGTGTTGGACAGGGTTACGCGGTAATTTTGGAAAATCCGAATATTTAG
- a CDS encoding VOC family protein, with protein MATINSYLTFDGNCEEAFNFYKSVFGGEFPMVGRFGDMPPAEGMPPLPEDAKNRIMHITLPISEETILMGSDTMPGVHVHKIGNNISLSINTNSREEAERVFHGLSEGGNVTMPLSDTFWGAYFGMWTDKFGINWMVNYDDPSKAQAH; from the coding sequence ATGGCAACAATAAACTCCTATTTAACATTCGACGGCAACTGCGAAGAAGCTTTCAATTTCTACAAATCCGTTTTCGGCGGAGAATTTCCAATGGTCGGCAGGTTCGGCGATATGCCGCCGGCAGAAGGCATGCCGCCACTTCCAGAGGACGCAAAAAACCGCATCATGCACATCACGCTTCCCATTTCAGAAGAAACCATTTTAATGGGCAGCGACACCATGCCGGGCGTTCACGTGCACAAAATCGGTAATAATATTTCGCTTTCCATCAATACCAATTCGCGCGAGGAAGCCGAGCGCGTTTTCCACGGGCTTTCCGAGGGGGGAAATGTCACGATGCCGCTTTCCGACACTTTTTGGGGCGCTTATTTCGGGATGTGGACGGACAAATTTGGCATCAATTGGATGGTAAATTACGATGATCCTTCCAAAGCTCAGGCGCATTAA
- a CDS encoding GNAT family N-acetyltransferase: MDIEIIDFEPQYRDDFKILNVEWLQKYFVVEDFDEHQLSNPEKEIIEKGGKIFLAKIGDRIVGTAALLKEHDGYELAKMAVTEDFKGQGIGNILMEYSLREAKKLGLEKLILLSNRSLKPALAMYEKFGFVEVPLDEETPYERANIKMELIIND; encoded by the coding sequence GTGGATATAGAAATCATCGATTTTGAGCCGCAATACCGCGACGATTTTAAAATTTTAAATGTAGAATGGCTGCAGAAATATTTTGTTGTCGAAGATTTTGATGAACATCAGCTTTCTAATCCGGAAAAAGAAATCATCGAAAAAGGCGGCAAGATTTTTCTCGCAAAAATCGGAGATAGAATTGTCGGAACTGCCGCTCTATTAAAAGAGCACGACGGTTACGAACTTGCAAAGATGGCGGTGACTGAAGATTTTAAAGGTCAAGGCATCGGAAATATTTTAATGGAATATTCGCTTCGCGAAGCCAAAAAATTAGGTCTCGAAAAACTGATTTTGCTTTCCAACCGCAGCTTAAAACCTGCACTTGCGATGTATGAAAAGTTTGGGTTTGTAGAAGTTCCGCTGGACGAAGAAACGCCCTACGAACGCGCCAACATTAAAATGGAGTTAATTATTAATGATTAA
- a CDS encoding DUF1569 domain-containing protein, translated as MQNVFNAQEAQKYIDRINKLTPFSTPEWGKMSVDQMLAHCNVTYEMVYEPQKHKKPGGIAKFILKNFVKAKVVGEKSYPQNSPTAPQFIVTQNRDFDLEKKRLIGFIQKTQQLGRDAFDGKESFSFGKLKAQEWNNMFAKHLNHHLEQFRV; from the coding sequence GTGCAAAATGTCTTCAATGCGCAGGAAGCGCAAAAATATATCGACCGCATTAATAAGCTAACCCCTTTTTCTACGCCTGAGTGGGGAAAAATGTCGGTGGACCAAATGCTGGCGCACTGCAATGTAACCTACGAAATGGTTTATGAACCCCAAAAACATAAAAAACCGGGCGGTATTGCAAAGTTTATTTTAAAGAATTTTGTGAAAGCAAAAGTCGTTGGTGAAAAATCGTATCCGCAAAATTCACCAACCGCGCCGCAGTTTATCGTTACCCAAAACCGCGATTTCGATTTGGAAAAAAAACGCCTCATCGGCTTCATCCAGAAAACACAGCAATTAGGACGCGATGCTTTTGACGGTAAAGAATCGTTTTCTTTCGGAAAACTCAAGGCGCAGGAGTGGAATAATATGTTTGCAAAACATCTGAATCATCATTTAGAACAATTCCGCGTTTAA
- a CDS encoding Crp/Fnr family transcriptional regulator produces MKLLDQISKYIQLDPITEEFFHTETQTKTFTKGELLSHQNTYNRNVYYMENGLARTYYFEKGKDITTNFYSEGKSFGSIDTIFSNVPSIYNIETLEESTITFCDYKKLEELCSVSLTSANFSRFLLGNLMTQMSKRVNSLQHMTAKEKYAQLLEENPNIVLRAPLGMIASYLGISQETLSRIRSEI; encoded by the coding sequence GTGAAACTTTTAGACCAAATTTCAAAATATATTCAACTGGATCCGATCACGGAAGAATTTTTCCATACCGAAACGCAGACCAAAACCTTCACAAAAGGCGAACTTCTAAGTCATCAAAATACCTATAACCGAAATGTGTATTACATGGAAAACGGTTTGGCGCGAACCTACTATTTTGAAAAAGGAAAAGACATCACCACCAATTTTTATTCAGAAGGAAAATCTTTTGGCAGCATCGATACTATTTTCAGCAATGTTCCCTCCATTTATAATATCGAGACCTTAGAAGAAAGCACCATCACTTTTTGTGATTATAAAAAATTGGAAGAATTGTGTTCCGTTTCTTTAACCTCCGCAAATTTCAGTCGGTTTCTTTTGGGGAATTTAATGACGCAAATGTCAAAACGGGTCAATTCTTTGCAACACATGACCGCAAAAGAAAAATACGCCCAACTTTTAGAAGAAAATCCAAATATTGTTCTGCGTGCTCCGCTGGGAATGATTGCCTCTTATCTCGGGATTTCGCAGGAAACTTTAAGCAGAATTCGCAGCGAAATATAA